In Leptospira perdikensis, the genomic window TTTCGGGAAGCCTTGCTGAATACTTAGGATTTGAGCTTCTGGAATGGATTTTGACTAACATTAGGCCAGCCCTTGTGTTTGCGATCATTGTCTTACTGCAACCCGAACTTCGCCGTTTGACTGGAGATTTGGCAAGGATTCGTCTTCTTCGATTGTTTTTTCTGAAACCCACTTTTGATTTAGATCCCATTGTGGAAGCAGTTCGGATCATGTCTCAGGAAAAAACTGGATCTATCATTGTTTTAGTTAAAGACATTAGTTTGAAAGATATATCTGAGAATGCGGTGCCTATGGATGCACAAGTATCATCGGAAGTGTTACAGACAATTTTTTTTAAAAATTCTCCTCTTCATGATGGTGCAGTTATCATTGAACAAAACCGAATTGTTTGTGCTGCATCTTATTTGCCTATGAGTAGTTCGGTGGAAATTGCAACGCTCGGTGCAAGGCATAGATCTGCTCTTGGACTTTCGGAAGAAACAGATGCCATCATTATTGTAACGTCTGAAGAAACTGGCGATATCACTATTTGTTATGAAGGTGAAATGTTACATCCGGTAAAACCGCTGGAACTCAAAGCACTTGTCAGTGGTCTTATGACGGGAAGTCGCCGATCTAAGGAAGAATCTCTTCGAAAATCGAAAGAAAAAGATTCCGGAGTGAGTATATGATTTTAAAGTTACTTGGAAAGTTGGTTCGTAACTGGAAAGCCAAACTGGTGTCTTTAATCATAGCCAGTATTTTTTATGTTAACCTCCAAAACTCCAAAGTATTAATTAAAACAATCAATGTCCCGGTCGACTATCCAAAGTTATCTGGCAATTTAAACTATGCCAAAAATCCTGAAAAAACAATCCCTGTTCGTGTAGAGGGATTAAAGGATGTTGTGAATTATTATTCTCAATTTATGAAGGCAGTCATTGACCCAGAAGATGTACAATTTGGTGTCACGGAAGTACCGATTAAAAAAATTGTAGGTGTTCCTAGTGGCGTTAAGGTCACAAAACTGAAAAAAACGGTTCCTGTGGAAATTGAATCTCGCGGATTGAAAGTGGTTCCATTAGAGGTTGTATTTGAAGGCGCACCACCCGCTAACTTTGAAAAATTAACTCAAATTGTGAGTCCGCAAAAAGTAACATTAAGTGGAAAACCACAAGATTTGGAAAAAATCGTTAAGGTTCTATTGCCGGAAATTTCACTTACTGATAGAAAAGAGCCATTTGCAAAAACAGTTAGGATTCCTGAACTCCCTAAGGGAATCAATGTTCTCGGTTCTCGGGATGTTACCGTAAATGTGAACATCATACCTCTTTCTTATAAAACGGGAGAACAAACGGCTGCCGGGATTCCCATTGTTTGTTCGGGTCTTGATGGCAAGTTAGATGCAGAACTTTCAGAAGAACAAGTAGCGATTCGTTATTTTTCTTTAAAACCAATCCGTTCTGCACAGATCCTTACAGGAATTACTGCACAAGTTCCTTGTAATTATATCTATGATCCTATTAAAAACAAAATCATTCCCGAATTACAACCGCAAGTTGCTAAAGTTCGAATCATTAAAAACAAAGACTTAAAAGGAATTGAAATTTTACAAATCAGTCCTGAAAAAATTGAGATTCGTTATAAAGTCAAAGAACAAAATCCGGAAGCAGATCCAACGGATGACGGAACGGGAATGGAAGTTCCAGGAACCATTCCTTCCGACCGATCCTAAACTTTAATAATCGAATGTAAGATGGATTCGATCCTATTTCTCCCGATTACATTTTCAGAATCTAGTATCAAATTTAAATCCAACTTACAATCCTCTATTTCTATTTTAGAAATTCGTAGATTTCTTTAAAACTTTCTTCTGGGTTTTCCCATTGTGGGTAATGTCCAATTGATTCCCAACGAATGAGTTTTTTATTTTTGATAGGAAGTCTTTCGATTTCATCTGCTAAGTGACTTCCACTGACTGGATCTTCTCCACCATTGATAAAGAGGAGTGGAACTTCTGTTTGGAGAAGTGCATTTTTCCAACGTTCCCCATGTAATCTTCTTTCTTTAATGTATTTCAGAAGTTTGTGTGGGATCAAAACTTTGTTTGGATAAGTGATTAATTTCCAGAGAACAGAAATTTCTTTGTCATTTGGTTTTGTATTTTTTCCAAATACTTGAGCAAAAGCTACACCAAATTTTTTTTCATCATAGAACCTTGATAAGATTGCACCTAATATAGGTGTGGCGAGAAGTTTTTGTTTGAATGTCGGTCTATGAAGATGAGGAAAAAGTCCACCATTTAGAAAAACGGCCCCATCAATTTCATACTTACGATCCGCACGTTCTAAATGTCTGGCTAAAATCTCTTGACCCACACTCACTGCATAATCATGAAAAACAAACTTCACCCTTCGTAGTGCGTTCTTTTCAATGTAGTTTTCGATGATATCTGTTTGTTCAATGAGTGTATATTTATGTTTTTTTGGTTTAGAAGAATATCCAAATCCTAAAAAATCAATGGCGATTGTATTGAAGTATCGGGAAAGACCGTTGAAGATTTTGGAGTAGTCCCAAGAAGATGTAGGAAATCCATGAAGTAGGATTAGGTTCTGTCCTCTTCCTTCTTGTATGTAGAAGATTTGAAATTTTTTATATTCAAAAAATTTGCCAGCTGCCAACCATTCTGTTGCGTTCTTTTTTGGAAAGTTAAGATCCACCATATCCGACATAGCACAGCAAAAGAGGAAGTGAGTCAAATAGAAGAATTTGCTACTTTCTGATTTCCCGAAAGCCGATCTTTAAAGAGATGGAATCATACCCTCTTATTTATTTTGTAAGACCTGAAGGAATTATATCGGATTGGGAATACTTTTGGTACCAGATTCCTTACGGGGCTCCCGGAATTCTTACATTTTTTGTTGGATTATTTCTTAGTTACTTTGCCTTCCAAAAATTTCGTAAATCGGATGATGATAATAAAATTTTCCATTTGAACTTAACCATTTCGTTTATCAGTTTTGGATCGGTTGGGCTTGTTCTCACAACAAGAGCCTGGATTCAGAACGTAGAAACATTAGTTTTTTGGAATGATTTACTATACTTCTTGGTCGCTCCTTTGGCACCGACTGCATTCTATATGGCCTACCATATGACAGGCAAACAAAGTAAGTTGTTATTGTATTATTCTTATCTTTGTTGGTTTGCAAGCTTAGTTTTGTATTTTGGAGTTTTGATTGGGAAGGGATTTGAAACAACAGTTTTTGAATTTACCTTTGGAAAATATCCAAGAGGAAGTTCTTATGTTCGGCCTTGGGGAATATTAGCTCCGCTTGGATATTTTCTTCTGATATTACCTTCTTTCATTAAACACTATCAATACATTCGTAAACATTACCATCTCACTTTGTTTCATGGGGTGAATTTATTATTTTTACTCACAACGATGAATGCACCGAGTATCCTTGGGTTCAAAGTTTATCCAGGAGGGTTCTTTTTGTTCATTCCTATGTTGCTTGTGGCATATGGAGTGTTTCGATCTGATTTCTTTGATGTAAATGAACTTTTATTTCAAAAGAATGGGATGTTTTATTTCTTGTTTGCTCTTTTATCTTTTGTTTTGATTTTTATTTCCTTCGGTGTTTCTTTTGGACTTTCTCCCGATGCTTATGAGTCAGCAAAATGGTATCCTTGGGGTATTCCACCCGTAGTATCAGTGTTTGGTGCCGTATTTCTTTCTATTATTGTTGCAGGGGCCAATCCTTCCGCAAGGATCAATCAACTTTGTGCATTTGCACTGATTCTTACAGGTTTTTATGTCATCCAATCTGTTCCCTTAAAGTTAAATATATCTTATGTAGTGCAACTACGAATCTCGCAGATGACTTTTGTTGCTTTTGCTTTTGCCCCAAGTATTATGGTGCGTTTGGTATTTGAAGCCATTGGGCAAAAATCACCAATCTGGATACAGGGGATTGATTTTCTATGTGTGACAGCAGCTGTGCTTGCACCTTCTCCATATTTGTTTGTCGGATATTTTGATTATCCTTGGTCAAGAGTCCATCATGGGGGACCTGCCGAATTACTCGTAGGTGCGAATGGTGCGATTGCTTTGGTTTTGGTTCTTGTGACTTTTTTACGAAACAAAGGTTACATTAACTTTGCTTCCAAATGGATCATCGGCTCTTTTCTTTTATCTGCGGTATTACTTTTAGCAGCCCTCCTTCCGAGTCATGGGATCCCAATTTATCCCTTAGCCGACTTTCAATTCATACCAGCATTTTTACTTGGTTATGCGGTGCTTCGTCATGGAGCTTTGTCATTGGAAGGAAGGACCATTCAGCTCAGTCAAAGGTTAGCAAATTTAGGACTCATTACTATGGCAATTGCTGCCATTTTATATTTTCCTTTGATTCGAGAACAATACGGGGTGGGTGAGTCGGCCTTTCATCTCACAATGATTGTGCTTCCTCTTGTTTTATTTAATTATTTGGTTGTTTACATCATGTCTCGACCTTTGGCAGAGGAACTAGATATCAGTTATTTTTTGTTGGATTTAGAAAAACAAAAAGCAGATGAAGAAAGGGAAAAAGCTCTCATTGCACAAGACAAAGCAGAAGAGGCACGGGAAGAATCAGAAAAATTACTTCTCAATATTTTGCCGTATAAGATAGCTCAGGAATTAAAACAAAAGGGTAGTGTCACACCATCTCGAATTGAAAACGTTACCGTTTTATTCACAGACTTTAAAGGGTTTACTAAAGTTGCTGAGGGTATGGATGAACAAAGTTTGATCGAAGAGTTGGATGCTTGTTTCACTCAGTTCGATGAAATCATCCTTAGGAACAATTTAGAAAAATTAAAAACCATTGGTGATAGTTATATGTGCGCTGGTGGACTTCCTGTAGAAACAAGGACTAGCGCAATTGATGCTTGTTTGGCGGCATTAGAGATCCAAAGTTTTATGAACCAATTAAAAGAAATCAAAACGGCTCTTAACTTGCCATTTTGGGAACTGAGGCTTGGTCTTCATACGGGGCCCGTGGTTGCGGGAGTGGTAGGGCGATTTAAGTTTGCTTATGATATTTGGGGTGATACAGTCAATACCGCTTCGCGAATGGAGTCCGGTGGTGAAACCGGAAAAATCAATGTTTCCAAAGAAACTTACGAGTTAGTGAAGTATTTTTTTGTTACGGAATATCGAGGGAAAATTTACGGAAAAAATAAAGGTGAGTTGGATATGTATTTTGTTCACCGCCTAAGACCTCGTTATTCGCAAGACCCCGATGGGAAGGCACCGAACCAATATTTCCGGGAAGTTTATTCCCGGATCAGTCATGGTGCCAATATTCGTTGGAAGAGCGAAGTTTAGTTTTTTAAGTTTGTTCTTCCTCGGCAAGCCAAGTGCGCAGTAACTGTGCCACGTCTTCTGGTTTTTCTTTTGCCAAGTTGATTGCGTTTTCGAGTAATTCTCTTCTGAGTTTTTCGTCGAGGGAGAGTTCGACTTCTGCTCCCCCTTCGTCCATCACTCGAAGAGCAGCTTCCCGCATCATTTGTTGTTGAGCAGCAAGTTCTTCTTCTCTGAGTCTTCTTCTTCTTGCGATTTCTTTTTTGATCGCACGGTATACAAGGATAGCGAGGATAAGTAAGATAAGAATTACGAGAGAAGCAATGACCATATTACGGATGGCTCTTTGTTTTTGAAACTCTTCATCTTCTGCACGGAATTGTTCGGTTCTATCTTTCGGAATGGTGATGACACTGATTTGGTCACCACGAGATCTTGTATAACCAATCGCTGCTTCTAAGTTTTTACGAACTAGTTTTAGGTCACCTTCGGCAACTGGAATGTACTTTCTGTCATAACCCATTCCATCTTCTCTTTCCTTTCGTTCCCAAACACCATCAACTACAACAGAAAGTCCAATTTTTTCAATTTTCCAAGGTTGGCGTTTGATGTCTTTGACTCGTTTATTGAATTCGTAGTTATTAATATTTTCGTCTTTGGAATATTCGGCTTTTTGGTAATCCGTGTCTTTGTAACCAGGAGGAAGGTTCGGTTCCGTTCCGGCTGGGCCATCGGGAGTAAACCCACGGCCTTTAAAAGATTCTTTTGTTTCTTTGGAAGATACTTTCAGTGAATAACCATCTACCAACTTTCTTTCGTTATATGGTGTATCAGGATTATCTTCTTCAGCAACCACAGGTAATACTTCGTTTTCTGTTAAGGACTCTTGATCCCAGTTAAACGAATATTCAAAACGTGTGATGTCCACACGATCTTCGCCACCCAAATACCATCGAAGGGTATTTCGAATGTCGATCAGTCGTTTCACTCGTTCTTCTTCTTCGATTCTAAGTTTTTCTTGGACAATACGAAGTTCTAATCTTTCTTTTTCTAAATCTTCTTCAAAGTCGGAAATGATTTTTCCATCGGGATCGGCAACACTTACGTTCTCTGGTTTGAGTTTGGGGACGGCTCTTGCAACTAAGTTCACAATCCCTTTGATTTCTTTTTTACTCATTCCTTCCACGCCAGGTTTGAAATGTAAAATAACACTGGCTTTGACAGGATAAGAATTGGATTCAAAAAGATCTCCTTCAGGGATGGCAATGTTGACATCGGATCTTTCGATGGGTCTTAATGTATTGAGTGATTTTTCAATCGCACCTTTGAGAGCTCTATATTTTTTAATGTCTTTATCGAATTGGGTCTCTGTAAATTTTTCAATGTCAAAGAGTTCCCAACCTGTTACACCGGCAGGAATCAAATTCTCTTGTGCGAGTTTCGTAACGATTTCTTGTCTTTGTTCGGGATCCACTGTGATAAGACTTGTTTCACTCGAACCGTATGAATAACCAAGGGCATCCAGTTTTTTCGTAACTTCAGAAAAGTCTTTGGAATCCAAATCCTTAAAAAGAACCACTCGGTTCCGTTGTGACGAGACATTGGATAAGATGATGACTGCCACCACCACAACGGCGAGCACACCACCCAAAATCATTTTTTTGGTTTTGTCGAGTTTGTTGAATAACTCTTTGAGATTATCGATGATCTTTTGTAGTGGTTCAGGCATAGTACGGGCCTCGTCGAGATTTGAGACATAATGTCATGGCAATTCAGAAATGTACAAGTACTTTTCGGGGGAGAGGGAGAAAATCGCAGGTTTTAGCTCGGAATTGGCATTTCTCTGAGCGAAATGAGCCAGTTCATTGGAACAGTGATGATGGCACCAATGACCACTGCATCAAAAATATATCCCACAAGAGTGGAGTTAGCGTTTCAGGGAAAAAAAGGAGCCATCGTTTTGGATCAAATTCGAACCGTTGATAGATCCCGGTTGGTGAAAAAACTTGGGGCCTGTGATCACAAAACGATACAAAAAATCAAAAAAGTCATAAAAGAAATGTTAGTCGATTGAACTTAAATTTCTTTTATGACTTATCATTTAATTCCTTAAGCCACACCTTCTACTTTTTGGAACACACGATCAAATCGTTTGAGTGCGTCATCAATCACGGCATCTGTATCTGATGCGCTCGTATAAAGCCTACTTCCGGCGAGTGTCACTAGACCTTCTGACATATAAGCCGCTCCCATTTCTTCCATGGCATGTTTTCGTTTATGAGCTTCTGCGATGGTTTTTTTGATCGTCCAGAATTTTTTGATATTGATATCGAGTAACATTGTACCAACGGTTTCTAAATGGCAGATGGATCCTTGGTTGAAAGCAACAAAAGGAAGATCGTATTTTTTGATTAGTTTTTGTAATCCTTTGGTAAGCCTGTCACCCGCTCTTCCTGATTTTTCAAGAGCCCCTGTTTTTTCCATTTCGCAAAGTGTAAAATAACCAGCTGCTGAACTCAGTGGGTTTGCTGCCATCGTTCCACCGATTAACGCCTTTTTGGTGCCTGTTTGAAGTCCTGCAGATACATACTTCATGTATTCTTTTTTACCACCGAGTCCACCAGCAGACGGATATCCACCTGCAACTACTTTACCAAAGATGGTAAGATCAGGATCCACACCAAAATAACCTTGGGCTCCACTGAGTCCAATCCGGAATGCAGTCACCACTTCATCAAAAATAAGAAGGGCACCATATTTGTTACAAAGTTCACGTACTCCCTTGTTGAAATCAAAGTCGAGAGGTCTTGTTCCACTTTCAGGGCCCACTGGTTCAATGAGAACTGCAGCGGTACCACCAAAAAAACGATTTCGTTTGAGTACGGATTCTAACGCGTTCAAATCGTTCGGATAAAATTCTTGAGTGTATTTGAAAATGGATTTCGGAACTCCATTGGCTTCGAAATGTCTTGTTCCTGGGATACGCAGTCCATACGCAAGTTGATCACTCCAACCATGATAGGCTCCACCCATCTTCACGATGTTTTTTTTCTTAGTGGCTAGTCTTGCCACACGAATGGATGCCATACATGCTTCTGTTCCGGAGCCGAGCATTCGAAACATTTCGACAGAAGGGACTAACTCTACAATTTTTTCGGCTAACTTATATTCGTATTCATGAAAGAGGCCCGTGACTGGACCTGTTGTATTGAGAAGTTCAATGACTTTTTTGCGGACAATGTTGGGATTACTTCCGAGAACTGTGGGTCCACCTGCTTGTAAAAAATCGATGTACTTGTTTCCGTCTAAATCATAGAGATAAGCACCTGATGCTTCTGTGAACACAAGAGGGAAAGGATGGTTGAAGGAAAGATTGTGTTGAACGCCGCCCGGAATGTACTCCGAAGCCTTTGTAATCATGGCTTTGGATTTACTACATTTTTTATCGAAGTAGTTATGGATGATTCCCTCCATTTCGTTTTTACGGATGGAGCGGATCGGAAGGGAAATTAATTTCCTTAGGTCTTTGTAGATTTGGTCTACGTTTGGGTATTCATTCATGGAAAAGCCTTTGGCCATATAATCTTTCCTCTTCCGGATCTTTTTTCTTGACAATGAGTGAGTTATCACTCATTGTCAAGAAGGAATTCATAAAATAGTTCGAGAATGCTGGATTCTTTGGAAATAGGCTTAAATTTCCTGGAGAAATCCAGCCTTTTTCGTTTATTGGACAGGGAAAGAGTATGGTAACGAAGCATTTTAACGATAGTTTTGAGCGGATTTCCGAAGAAAAGAGGAACCGAATTTTAACCATAGCCATTTCTGAATTTGCCAATCGTGGATTCACGAGTGCCAATACCAATACGATTGCACAAAAAGCGGGAATCAGTGTTGGTTCTCTTTATAAATACTTTGAAACCAAAGAAGATTTTTTCCTCACCGTAGTGGATCACGGAATCACTCAATTGGAAAAAACATTAGAATCCGTTCTTTCCTTGGATTTGGATTTGTTTGGCAAAATTGAAAAGATCATCCGTATCATCCAAACACATTCGCGGATCAACCAAGACATCATCCGTCTCTATAACGAAATGACAACAGAAAGTAATTATGAACTCATCACTCGTTTGTCTGGTGAGTTGGAATCATTATCTGCAAAATGTTATATTGAAATGATTAACTTAGCCAAAAAGGAAGGGAACATTTCATCTGATGTAGATAGTAACTTGTCTGCATTTTTACTAGATAGTATCTTTATGACGTTGCAGTTCTCCTATTCCACCGTATATTATAAAGAACGAATGAAAATCTATTTAGGGGAAGATGTGTTTGATAAGGATGAAGACGTCGTGGCTGGGGTCATGAAAGTGATCCGTCGCGCTCTTGGTGGGTAGGATTCAATTTTTGAATATGGTGATGGTTCCGAATTTTATTGAATCAATCACGTGAATTATATG contains:
- a CDS encoding adenylate/guanylate cyclase domain-containing protein; amino-acid sequence: MESYPLIYFVRPEGIISDWEYFWYQIPYGAPGILTFFVGLFLSYFAFQKFRKSDDDNKIFHLNLTISFISFGSVGLVLTTRAWIQNVETLVFWNDLLYFLVAPLAPTAFYMAYHMTGKQSKLLLYYSYLCWFASLVLYFGVLIGKGFETTVFEFTFGKYPRGSSYVRPWGILAPLGYFLLILPSFIKHYQYIRKHYHLTLFHGVNLLFLLTTMNAPSILGFKVYPGGFFLFIPMLLVAYGVFRSDFFDVNELLFQKNGMFYFLFALLSFVLIFISFGVSFGLSPDAYESAKWYPWGIPPVVSVFGAVFLSIIVAGANPSARINQLCAFALILTGFYVIQSVPLKLNISYVVQLRISQMTFVAFAFAPSIMVRLVFEAIGQKSPIWIQGIDFLCVTAAVLAPSPYLFVGYFDYPWSRVHHGGPAELLVGANGAIALVLVLVTFLRNKGYINFASKWIIGSFLLSAVLLLAALLPSHGIPIYPLADFQFIPAFLLGYAVLRHGALSLEGRTIQLSQRLANLGLITMAIAAILYFPLIREQYGVGESAFHLTMIVLPLVLFNYLVVYIMSRPLAEELDISYFLLDLEKQKADEEREKALIAQDKAEEAREESEKLLLNILPYKIAQELKQKGSVTPSRIENVTVLFTDFKGFTKVAEGMDEQSLIEELDACFTQFDEIILRNNLEKLKTIGDSYMCAGGLPVETRTSAIDACLAALEIQSFMNQLKEIKTALNLPFWELRLGLHTGPVVAGVVGRFKFAYDIWGDTVNTASRMESGGETGKINVSKETYELVKYFFVTEYRGKIYGKNKGELDMYFVHRLRPRYSQDPDGKAPNQYFREVYSRISHGANIRWKSEV
- a CDS encoding TetR/AcrR family transcriptional regulator — protein: MVTKHFNDSFERISEEKRNRILTIAISEFANRGFTSANTNTIAQKAGISVGSLYKYFETKEDFFLTVVDHGITQLEKTLESVLSLDLDLFGKIEKIIRIIQTHSRINQDIIRLYNEMTTESNYELITRLSGELESLSAKCYIEMINLAKKEGNISSDVDSNLSAFLLDSIFMTLQFSYSTVYYKERMKIYLGEDVFDKDEDVVAGVMKVIRRALGG
- a CDS encoding aspartate aminotransferase family protein; amino-acid sequence: MAKGFSMNEYPNVDQIYKDLRKLISLPIRSIRKNEMEGIIHNYFDKKCSKSKAMITKASEYIPGGVQHNLSFNHPFPLVFTEASGAYLYDLDGNKYIDFLQAGGPTVLGSNPNIVRKKVIELLNTTGPVTGLFHEYEYKLAEKIVELVPSVEMFRMLGSGTEACMASIRVARLATKKKNIVKMGGAYHGWSDQLAYGLRIPGTRHFEANGVPKSIFKYTQEFYPNDLNALESVLKRNRFFGGTAAVLIEPVGPESGTRPLDFDFNKGVRELCNKYGALLIFDEVVTAFRIGLSGAQGYFGVDPDLTIFGKVVAGGYPSAGGLGGKKEYMKYVSAGLQTGTKKALIGGTMAANPLSSAAGYFTLCEMEKTGALEKSGRAGDRLTKGLQKLIKKYDLPFVAFNQGSICHLETVGTMLLDINIKKFWTIKKTIAEAHKRKHAMEEMGAAYMSEGLVTLAGSRLYTSASDTDAVIDDALKRFDRVFQKVEGVA
- a CDS encoding CdaR family protein, with protein sequence MILKLLGKLVRNWKAKLVSLIIASIFYVNLQNSKVLIKTINVPVDYPKLSGNLNYAKNPEKTIPVRVEGLKDVVNYYSQFMKAVIDPEDVQFGVTEVPIKKIVGVPSGVKVTKLKKTVPVEIESRGLKVVPLEVVFEGAPPANFEKLTQIVSPQKVTLSGKPQDLEKIVKVLLPEISLTDRKEPFAKTVRIPELPKGINVLGSRDVTVNVNIIPLSYKTGEQTAAGIPIVCSGLDGKLDAELSEEQVAIRYFSLKPIRSAQILTGITAQVPCNYIYDPIKNKIIPELQPQVAKVRIIKNKDLKGIEILQISPEKIEIRYKVKEQNPEADPTDDGTGMEVPGTIPSDRS
- the cdaA gene encoding diadenylate cyclase CdaA yields the protein MDFFRGLYIIPWSKNYISISLDILIVAFLIYKTYTTLRRTRGIQLLLGVGIIWISGSLAEYLGFELLEWILTNIRPALVFAIIVLLQPELRRLTGDLARIRLLRLFFLKPTFDLDPIVEAVRIMSQEKTGSIIVLVKDISLKDISENAVPMDAQVSSEVLQTIFFKNSPLHDGAVIIEQNRIVCAASYLPMSSSVEIATLGARHRSALGLSEETDAIIIVTSEETGDITICYEGEMLHPVKPLELKALVSGLMTGSRRSKEESLRKSKEKDSGVSI
- a CDS encoding alpha/beta fold hydrolase, which produces MVDLNFPKKNATEWLAAGKFFEYKKFQIFYIQEGRGQNLILLHGFPTSSWDYSKIFNGLSRYFNTIAIDFLGFGYSSKPKKHKYTLIEQTDIIENYIEKNALRRVKFVFHDYAVSVGQEILARHLERADRKYEIDGAVFLNGGLFPHLHRPTFKQKLLATPILGAILSRFYDEKKFGVAFAQVFGKNTKPNDKEISVLWKLITYPNKVLIPHKLLKYIKERRLHGERWKNALLQTEVPLLFINGGEDPVSGSHLADEIERLPIKNKKLIRWESIGHYPQWENPEESFKEIYEFLK
- the fliF gene encoding flagellar basal-body MS-ring/collar protein FliF, yielding MPEPLQKIIDNLKELFNKLDKTKKMILGGVLAVVVVAVIILSNVSSQRNRVVLFKDLDSKDFSEVTKKLDALGYSYGSSETSLITVDPEQRQEIVTKLAQENLIPAGVTGWELFDIEKFTETQFDKDIKKYRALKGAIEKSLNTLRPIERSDVNIAIPEGDLFESNSYPVKASVILHFKPGVEGMSKKEIKGIVNLVARAVPKLKPENVSVADPDGKIISDFEEDLEKERLELRIVQEKLRIEEEERVKRLIDIRNTLRWYLGGEDRVDITRFEYSFNWDQESLTENEVLPVVAEEDNPDTPYNERKLVDGYSLKVSSKETKESFKGRGFTPDGPAGTEPNLPPGYKDTDYQKAEYSKDENINNYEFNKRVKDIKRQPWKIEKIGLSVVVDGVWERKEREDGMGYDRKYIPVAEGDLKLVRKNLEAAIGYTRSRGDQISVITIPKDRTEQFRAEDEEFQKQRAIRNMVIASLVILILLILAILVYRAIKKEIARRRRLREEELAAQQQMMREAALRVMDEGGAEVELSLDEKLRRELLENAINLAKEKPEDVAQLLRTWLAEEEQT